DNA from Acipenser ruthenus chromosome 23, fAciRut3.2 maternal haplotype, whole genome shotgun sequence:
tcctatttgtttttattttacatttgtaaaatgctccaattctgtttttttggATGAGGAGGAATGCAAATACTAGCAGTGCAAATGTTGGTTTGATAAACACATCGTCAGTAATggataaataatgaaaacatagtttgttttgttcattgcaTACTGCTGTGTTCATTGCACCCATCATATATGTAAATataaaccttttctttttttaaatacacataatTGAAtgtgtaattactatgtattcGAATATGAATTGTGTTAAAAATGATTTGCTTTCACATTATGTAactgactgtgacagagatccaATGATtcttagatctccctctcgacttgtgagggcactgtgtaaaaggaacagaggcatgacaatttattccgtagggtcgGTGGAGGtcagtcatttaggaaagggtcggagctacggtatccaaactcaatgacccagacagtAAACGGCGTGGAATCTGatgattggaggagcggatgcactcgttaacctaggggtcatgagcgaggatataaataggggtcatagctgacgtgatctgttccttttgtgaatggttaggaaagaacctaaaaaggagtccctgcatgtaaaaaaaatgtgagtgttctgttagtctgtcttgtaaacgttgtttgtttgtttcgtttgtctaaaagattactaacacgatccggagctgcagccgcatttcattttccacaagcacttaaatcacacaccataggaactgtgtctgtatctttgtgttttgtgtgggtgataaaactggactttttggttgcgggtcaaacccgtgggattttacaaaaccgaagtgatacacgccactgtaatcacttttgccttaaggctctggacattgtagtattttatcaataaacacccttgcacctgttagtaattgtccaTGTGAtatgtacctgcactgcactcatctgtatccactcaccactttgccacactgacaCATTAAAACCAAGACTGCTGGCACATATATCTTTTAAATCCCTTCTTTCTTGATCAGTTGCTGTCTTCTCGTTCCTTTTGTTTACAACGGCTGCCATTCTGTTCTCATATTCATTCAGACACAACCTGGTAACTTTCTAAAGATGGGGTTTAGTTTCTCAAAGAATTTTACTCCAGATCACATTAACATGGTTCTTTCAGAAAGGAAAACAATGCATTCAATCAAGTtaccaagggcgtaggtttggtttgaacattggtggggacacaattttttaggggggcggagtcacggtcgctagtggagttcgggggcatgccctcccgggaagaaattttttaggagacagctgttaaatggtaacttctggtggcttgaaattaatgctggacatgaatcgaggacaatctgattgacatgaagttggctggtatacacttaaaacactaggATAAAGTGGCtgtcctggaagctggtttgacatccctgctatagaattactaataacctgaattataacctatcccagccttactgtaagctaccaatacccctggcgctacaagcatgagcacatgcacgcttacgtgctctgcctgcctctcctgtgtctgtgctgctgctcgtacctgggtgcactgcttcattcacctgataaaataataaattaatgcatgccatatagagagaaaatatatggctatgctaactttatttgctgagtattactatacagcattagcctactatcatatcacaatgtgcctcaaacaataatatatctcaaaactgagtctaacactttcactgttataatcactaagccattacagacctcacctgcgaccctgttgctccacctgcctctgtactgcttttaccaggttgcactgcttcactcgcctgataaaatgataaattgatgcatgctgtttagagagaaagtatgactctgctaacttcattagtacattatttttacatttgctatgagaatcattatcaattgtgtttattactttaataacatcttcctacttacactttgactttttgtaaaaaaaaacttccttatgtccatctttctttttttggctgctattatgctttagtcacctaaagccaaattgaagtgattagctaacgttagttggttgacgatatcaaaacatgctcacgcacactcacactctctctctgtcacacacacacataatgattagctgtgaaacaagctagctagccaccaaggacgttgggttagcagctagcaatgggtcgctaacgtaataaacctacttgcctacccattaggtaggtaggtaggtttattcactcaaaccatgttgctgacgagctgacaataccttcagccccggcacctggctttcatttagtcagtggctcacactgaTATTAGACTGACCGGCAAgtggcaacttcagatgagcgtctttccagagtccagcccaAGCCAGCGGgtatcaaccttttttttactcacgccccactgaaatttatttgtatatctgtcgtcgtcgTCCGTCCGTCcatccgtcccccccccccgtttaatttgactttttaatatatatttttatattactgcatacataatatagtgcatttatttagccgcctggatagtcacactgtccattcaattcttattcttattttttaaaataaatgtgaaaattatggcacaatatacaccatttaagaatgactagaatttttttattttaaacccggataTTTACCTTTCAAATTAgcggggttttttttgtttgttttttggaggagggaggagtaacgagtggagcttgagagagttaaccctttgtggagaggataaaatgacttgacaaaagacgtttcagatttatcaaaattattggtagggacaattcaacggtcccttgacaatggtagggacatgtccctaccgtccctagctaaatctacgccggtgcaagttaccaaaacaaaaataaacaacccaGGCACTTCATGTAGGGGTTTGTAAGTCGTCTGAAGTTATTTCATAATTTTTTAAGAatccatttgtgtttttgttttttagaaataTAACAAATATTAGTATAACAATTTGGGGGAAAAATGAACCCAGGTTAGGGACCTTGTTGTGAATATTCTGTAGAATATGCTGTGTATCGGGCTATGGGGTTTTGGCATATCACATGGTAACAACAGAAACTCTTAACTTTACTtctaatatcttttttttcagttactgCAGAAAAATTATAAGTGTGCCTGTATATGGAGCCCTGGGCCACTCTGTGTATCTGCACTTCAATACGACCTTGAACAGCAGTGTTGAGGTGCAATGGAATCGGCGATTCAATCGCATTGCTGTGTTTAAGAATAACAGAACGGCCTTTGATAATCCTTATAAAAACAGGACTCAGATTTTTGCTAATGGAACCCTCAGACTGGACAGAACTCAGAAAAATGATTCAGGAGATTACTCTGTGGATGTGTTTAATACTGATGGAACTAACATATTTAAGGGAAGCATGCAGGTTTATATTCAAGGTGAGTTGCCACTTCTCAAGTTAAACATGTCTTAAACGAGTGCAGAGATAAATACCTTGATTTCTAATGTTTTAAGAGAAatttaaactattattttaaacagtgtaaaataaatggacatgttattttaaaatgtcaaattctCATTTAATTACTTATTTTTCAGGTATGTATATGATAGGACAAGTACCAGCAGAAATAATAACAAATGGTTACAAGTTTTATAAATCAAAGTCCTTTAACGTGGTTTTTATCTTGGAAACATATTTATAATAACTGCCGATCTTCTGCCTCAACTGAACCTGCAGgtttcacactgcttttcatGTGCAATCTCCAAAGGATATACAGTAGACACCCATGCAGCCCTAACTAAAAACagcatatcattaaaaaaatacttctttATACTAAATTATGATGAACAATGATCATATCTACATACTGTACCACGCTAAATGGCATTgtccctttaaaaaatattaatacttagcTATTAGAGTTGTGAGCGTGGGGATAAACTCCAGCTAACAATCGGTACATTTACTATTTAGAAATCTTGTCATAAACTCCTTTGAGATTTGAGAAACCTGATTTGTTGTATTGTGATCTGAGGACCAACAGTATAGAACGGTAGATAACTGATCTGCGTATCTGTATGGGtgcatacaaaaaaagaaatattagaGGTAAGTAAATGAACTCATTTattcaagaaaaaaagacaatatgtACGGGTgaaggtactgtatattattgtatgtttaaaaaaggggtgtgtgttgggggggggggaggggggggggggggggggggtagatatAAATACATGTAAGTACCTTTCTATACAAATTCAGCACATCACCAACCACATTCTTCAATGTAAATGCTGCATTAGGATTTCCAGATCTGATTGCATGTGATCGAGTTACTGAGGAGTCATAATGTACTGACTCCTGAATGGATTTGATATCGGCTTGTCATTCAACCTGAAATTACCTCAGCAGTGAAAATAGGGAGAGGCAATCCATAGCTTTCAGGCTTTGTTGTACTGTTCAAATCTTTTTATTCCTACACATCCTTCAACATTTATCAAAAAGTACAGGGTTGATAATCGTCTATTGTTTTAACATTAAGTGCCATATAGTAGATGCCTAGAAAGCAGATAGATTCAAAAGTAGATAGATTCATTTCCTGAATTGTTTAAATGTGAACAAGAGCTGCTATTGGAATTATATTGTATACTACATGGATCTTAACttcattaatactgtatgtagccTGGTTACATCAAGGATAATAAGCGTGGTTAAAACAAAGGTAAAAGGTGACAAATGGGAATGCAAACCTGTTGAAGTAAACAATTTAAATGTGGCACCCTACACCACTGATGCCAAATGCATTTTCCCTGTGTTGTGTTGGAAGTGGGTTTGGGATGTTTTAACATGATGTAAATCCTAACTGAAAAGCCCCTCTTTTTCAGAGGCTGTCTCCCAGCCTGTGGTACACTCCACCTGTCTGTCCCATGGGGAGGTGCTGCTGGTCTGCACAGTGGATAAaggaaataatatttaatttaactGGAGTTTAGAAGGAGTGCCGCTGAATACCAGCCTTGCTTACTTTAGTGTTGaagaacatgttgtaatattgaaGAAGCATGTCTCTGGTAATCTTGTCTGCATTGCTACAAACCAAGTCAGCAGAAACCAGAGTGACTCTGTGATATCAAACTGCTcaggtaggaaaaaaaaaacatgttatatgtCTTGCCTTGCTTTATATAGAGCTGCcttgttgtttctatatcagacACATCAACAATTATTAAGAAATTAAAAACAGTGTATAGGTAGTAGACATTTTAGGACCGTGTTATTTTTTAAGACTCAAGCACAGTGTGCCTACTTTTGAGATACAAAAccattaaaagaaatgtatacatAAACAGGCCACTCTCTTTCAGGGCCTGTCTCTAAGCCTGTGGTACACTCCAGCTGTCTGTCCCATGGGGAGGTGCTGCTGGTCTGCACAGTGGATAAAGGAGATAATGCTTCATTTAACTGGAGTTTAGATGGAGTGCCGCTGAATACCAGCCTTGCTTATTTCAGTGATAAAGAACACATTGTAATATTGAAGAAAAATGTCACTGGAGATCTTGTCTGCATTGATTAGAGGGACTCTGGATCGTGGAACAGAGCTTACAGGAGTCCTGGAGCTAAAAAGAAAGAAGTAGAGAGATTAGAAAGAGATAGAAGGACTGCGAGACAGACTTCACATCGACAgctgagaaggagagagagaccaGTGCAGGGCTGCTGAATCATAAACGAAAAGGGGAGGAGGTTGGGTACGAAAACAAACAAACGCTAGAGAAGGCAGACGTGGAAACAGGAGCCTTATATAGAAGAGGGAGAGTGATTGACAGGGAGATTAGAGATAGGGGAAGGATAGACGCAACTCACCAGGTTTACACTTAACCATTTTTTTGTATCTATATTTTTGCTTTTCCAGGGTACTATATGCATTTTTATGTGTTTACCAGCAAtttcaaacatgttaaaaaatatcaaactACCAAGAAATAATAAATCTAGGTAACAACAGAAAGACTGCATGGTCAAGTCAAACCCATTCATCAGAACCTGCAAGGAGAACAGCTTGTCACTAACTTGAATCTATTTCTCTGTACCAGGTTCTGAACCCAAGATTAATCCAACATCCACGCCCAATCTAGAGACCCAGTTCCATTGCACCCTGGAGAATGGGACCGTTATCGAATTATCTGGGGGCAAAGAAGGAGAGGCTTTTCAGTTCTTAATCAGTAAGAGCATGATAATAACAAACTGTACAAATGGGATTGCATTTTGCAGTCTACAAACCTGCTCTTCAAATTGCTCTGGTAATTTAACCACAAAGCCTGGTGATACCAGTAATGCAGAGGATGCCGgtactttatttctttatttattcatttcagtgaatATTGATTAGGTAGCAATTACTGTATGGATTAGTCATTTACAGATGTGTTGGAAGTCACCTACAGTAGCCTATTTAAGAAATCAAACAGATGTAACATTGCATACACATCTATTGACTGTCTAAATATCTTAAAGATAATGTTTAAGTTTTAcattctcaaatgtatttaaGTATTCAGTTCAATGCAATTATATAGAAATGAAGATACACAGCAAATGTACTGTTGTAAAGGTTCACAGATGTTTGTGACATTTCATATCACATACGTTTCATTAGGTCACATCACAGACACTACTTTAGACATCAGTTTTAAACATTCATGAAGATCACAGGAGATTTCAAACAACAATTAGTTCTGTACCTCCAATATTGAGATTTTTGTGTTATGTTGTCTCTGTTGATCTTCTGGTTTTGTCTTTAACTGGCTGTGATCTTGCTTGCATTGCTGTGGAGATACTTTGTGAAAATGTGACCATTCAACTCCTCTGGCTTCACCTGCTAATAAAttacatatacatgtatataatcAGGTGgagttatatttaatatttatatttcatatttccTAGTGCCTTGACATATGTTTGTGGTGAAGCTATTTTGTGATCATCATTCCTCTCCTGTATGTGTCTTTTATGACCTGACCTGTACAGACATTTTTCTTTCTTCGTCTTACTCACTTTAAATGCACCTCTGCAAACCCACACCAACATACAGTATTGATAACTGACAATTTGGTAAATACTTAGCGCAGACACAATGTCTACCAGTTAGGACAGAAAGGCTTAATAAGtgtattaacatattgaaaaacaTTATAAGCATACGcattcaatatttttatttatttacagatattcTTAAATATGTCCTTGGTGGAAGTGCTCTTCTTGTGATCGTCATGCTTTCATTTACACTCTTGTGCATGTGTAAGAATAAAAAAGGGAagggtgaggttttttttttttttgcacaacaacGCATCCTGATTTGAAGGTTTCTTGCCATGTTGCAAAAAAGTGCTAGACAACACCCACATGTGTCTTTTGAGGCCTGTTGTGCCTCAGATACAGATAGAATCAAATCTTCCTGgctaagcattaaaaaaaaaattcttagttTTTCTTTAAAAGAGAGAAACACAAGATAATAGTTTCTTCTTCTTTGTTATAAAGAGAATGCCCATTCGGTGATTACACAAAACAGGAGTGATGAACAGCACGTTTCCCTATCCACAATGATACCAGAGACTGCAAGCACAGCAATCCAAGGCAAGTATCTCTACAGGTCACTTTTTCACTTGTATACATGTGTATGTTAATCTAAACGAGTGGACGGGTGGTGAGGATTTGAAAACATATAAACTAACGATGTATTGCTTGAACAATACGCCTAGATGCTTTTCTTTCCATCTTTTTGTGTTACCGTTGGAGGATACAATCAACAAAAACATTACCCAAACAATACACTCTTAAAGACTCCACTGTTTTCACAAAACTATCATTCCTTTGTGAAATTCTATGAGCTCTTATTTAAGTCACATGTTTCACACAACTCATACAGTTCTTATACACTCATCATAAAAAAGCAGAACTGTGAACTTTTTTTCTCAGTATTTCCAGTGGTCAGCTTTTAACAGTGTGTCAAGAGTTTTTCACAGAATGGTTCACTGGAAGTTATTTGCTTTtatatctatgtttttttttttaaacagatgacCAGGTTTATACTCAGGTTGTTAATAAAGGTGGAAAAAAGAAATCCAAATGCAAGCCTAAAGAGGACGGTGAGCTGGTTTACGCCCAGGTTGTTATAAAAGAAGGCAAGAAGAAACCTATTCATGACGAATCTGTGGTTTATGATGAAGTTAAGGGGAAAGACAAGAATAATCAACAACAGGATGACAGCGTGGTTTATGCTGCTATTAACAAACGAAGAAATATATAATTGAAggcattgttttatatatatatatatatgtatagagagagagagagagagatgtgtgtgtatctgtaagGAATAAACCACGACAGGCTGTTCAGTTCTCATGAAATATATACACGCATGGAtggtgatttttttgtttcttagttCTTTGCATAATAatgaaaacattgtgttttaatgttttgatAAGTCAGTTTTAACTTTCTTTGGCTTTAAGTTTAGGAGCTTCTATTCAGTTctagttgctgttttgtttttacatataaAGTTTGTATCTAAAATATGCAAAGCAATTGCATTAAGTgtattaataaagttttttttattttcatttttcttttttttaagtagatGTGTTTCCTAATGTGTGTTGTATACTTTTCTGTTATTTTCTGAAGTTGATTGCTGTAAAATAATACTCCATTGCAGTCACACATTTGTAATTTAAACTTGGTTATATTAAACATGGTTGACTATGACATCTCAATAGATTTATTCAACATGATCTGAACAGATCATTCTAAAGTGATCACACTTATTTGTTGTAGGTTGTACATGGCTACAACCTTTATGTATAGTAATAGTATTAAGATAATTGAGACAGTATAATGACAAGACCTCTCAGACTCCCCAAATCCTGACTGGGGTTCTGGAGCTCGCATCGGCTTCTTCACCTTCTTCCGGGGAtggctgctcctccccttcttcctcttcgGCGCAGGTGGCAACTCCACCTCACCCTGACCGGGGCAGCACACAATATATTGCCTAGGCTCTGCATCAGCGAGGGTccaaccttggtcctcgaggcaggtgaggaaggtgtcccggtCTGTCTGCGGCAGCCTTCAGATGGATTCATTCCTCCATCGACTCCACCTCACCGACTGAAGGCCTTCATGAAGAGTGGGTCTTCGTAGGGGCACACTAAAGTACAGCTTGTCTACTGTAAGCAACCAGTTGCGCAACTGCTTGCAGAAACGTCCGCATAGAAATGATTCAGCTGCACGCAATCAAGCTGAGCAACTGATTGTTCTGGTGTGGACCCTGCTTTAGAATTGACTGAAAAAGAAAGTGAACAcattaaattcatttttactATTGGCAACCAGTTAGCTACTGTGGTCACTAGCCAAATACCGCTGGAATGAACTATAACAATTTTTTAAGTCCCTCTAAAACTGCACCACAAATGCGCACCACCATCTTTcactttctgtttgtattttttaatttggagAGGATGTAGGCCTAAAACAGATGCATGTCATCTTTATGTATAATGCATTGAGTCCAAAGTAAAACAACTCAATAAATGGAAGTGGCTGCCTCTATGTTTAAGTCAGCACCAGTGTTTGTTCTTCAGTACTTATTTCCATTCAACCATcatcattaactgcttactcctttacagggttgcagtgagccggagcctaacccggcatacacagggcgcaaggtgagactacaccctggacgggatgccagtccatcgcagggcaccacacacacactgactcacacacagggcaatttagagCGACCAATCAActtggacagcatgtctttggactgtgggagaaaaccggagtacccggagaaaacccacgcgaacacggggagaacatgcaaactccacaaaaaaaacagtacccTAAGCCTGatttcgaacccaggaccctggcgctgtgaggcagcagcgctaaccactatgccactGTGCCACCCACCAGTACAGATTtatgaaatgtaattaaataaaaatgactgtgtcaataatattactata
Protein-coding regions in this window:
- the LOC117969522 gene encoding T-cell surface antigen CD2-like; translation: MVRKEPKKESLHVKKIYCRKIISVPVYGALGHSVYLHFNTTLNSSVEVQWNRRFNRIAVFKNNRTAFDNPYKNRTQIFANGTLRLDRTQKNDSGDYSVDVFNTDGTNIFKGSMQVYIQGSEPKINPTSTPNLETQFHCTLENGTVIELSGGKEGEAFQFLISKSMIITNCTNGIAFCSLQTCSSNCSGNLTTKPGDTSNAEDADILKYVLGGSALLVIVMLSFTLLCMCKNKKGKENAHSVITQNRSDEQHVSLSTMIPETASTAIQDDQVYTQVVNKGGKKKSKCKPKEDGELVYAQVVIKEGKKKPIHDESVVYDEVKGKDKNNQQQDDSVVYAAINKRRNI